The stretch of DNA CGGCGCGGCTGAACATGGCCAGCTGCCCGGTGATCAGCCGGTGCTCGAACCCGATGTCTGTGCCGGCCGTGGTCGCCTTGATGAGGATCTGCGACCACGCCTCGGTCGTTGCGCCACCGAGAGCGGGCGGGTAGGAGCGCAGGAATATCGACGAGCCGGTGAGCGTGTAGTCGAGGGTGGAGCTGAAGGCGCTGTAGCTGGTGGTGCAGGCGACGCGCGCCCGGCCGCCGGTCTCGGAGTAGGTGCCGAAACTGTTGGGCCACAGGGCCGTGTCGACCGTGCCGTCGTTGAAGTCGTCGGCGAGGTCAGCGAGCGGAGTTCCGGGGCTGGTGAGGGCCTGCGCCGTGCCGGTCTCTGAAGCGAACGGGAGCGTCTGGGTCTTGCGACGTGCGAGGGGCTGCGCGGCGTCGGTTTCGGAGGCTGTCCCGAGGGCGCGCCCTTTCGACTTGCTCAGCGGCTGCGCTGTGCCGGTCTCGGCCGCGTTGGTCAGCGCCTGGCTGACGCTGGTGGCCATCTTGACGCGGCGCGGCCGTCCCGGACCCCAGCCGATACCGGGGCCGTCTTCGGTGGCCGCACCAGTGCCGCCGGACAGGGTGCGGGCGTTACCGCTGTAGTCGGTAGTCTCCGCGCGGGTGAGCGGATACCAGCAGGTCAGGTTGGCGGTACGCCGCGGCCGATGCGCGAGGGCTTCACCCTCAAGCTCGGCCTGGGTGAGCGCCGCAGTCCAGACCTTCACGGCAGTGACGGCGCCGTTCAACCACTCGGCGCCCCACGCGGACTCGCCGATACGGAGAGTCGCAAGGTTGTGGGTGGCGGCGATACCGGTAAGCGCCGCGGTAGTGACGGTAGTGTCGGCCAGCGCCCGGGAGTACATGGTCCCGGTAGTGCCGTTGATCGAAAAGCCGAACCAGTACCAAGTGCCGACGGTCAGCGCGCGGGTCGTACCGCGGAAGCTGCCAGCAGGCTCCTCGTACACGCCCATCGACGTGCCGTCGGCGTTGGTCTGTAGGAAGACCGCGTCTGCGGTGCCGTTGTCGAGGGAGACGGCGGTCGAGAACGCGTTGCGGTCGACGCTGACTTTCACCCAGCAGGAGACGGAGACTGCGGCCTGGGAGCCGAGTGTCAGCGCTCGCGTGTAGTCCTCACCGTCGGCGTCGAACCTGACCGCCATGACGGCCCCCTACTAGGTGTCGGAGTACGTCAACCTCGCCTGAATGAGCCACGCGTCGTTGGCCATCGTGTCGTTGGCGTGACCGCCAAGCCTGGCGATCTTCACCCATACCAGGTCACTTGCGGCGATCGAGTCGAGGTTGGAGATCGTGACGGTGGCGAGCATGACGCGCTTGCCTGTCGTCCCGAGGTGGGTGTCGTCAACGGTCTGGACGGTCGCGAAGGCCTTCGTCGTCACGTCCTGGCTGTCGGTGTCCGCAGTGATCGCAGCGATGGCGACCTCCCAGCGCACCACCCCGGACGTCGCGTTCTCCGCCTGCCACAGCAGATCGCAGGTGATGTTCCCGGAGCCGTAGCCGAACGAATCCAGCTTCCAGTACGCCGTTTCCGTGCCCGCCGCGTCGTACCGCAGGCCAGATACGGGGAATGCGGTGCCGTTGAACTTGTCGTACTGCGGGAACGCCGAGCCAAGGAACGTGGCCTGCTCGGGGTCGAGGTCCAACCTGACATTCGCCATGTCAGCCGTCCTCCTCCGCCCGGAGTCGGTTCGCCCGGCGCATCGCCACGAAGCAGAACAGCAGCGTCTTCACCGGGAGACTGGCCGCGCTACGGAAGGGCTGCGGCAACGCCGAGTTGAAGCTGGCCTGGTTGGCGTCGATCCAGTCATCCGTCGCAGCCACCGCCGCGGCAAGATCCGGCTTGGTGATCCCGGCGAACGACAGGCTGGAATCACGCATCAACTGGGCAAGAGTGCGTGCTCGTCCTGTCGCATCGAGCGGCATGATCAGGCCGCCGATGTCGCGCGGAAGAAGTCCGCGACAGTAGCCGTGACATCGCTGCTGTCTGGCGTGATGGCGAAGTCATGCTTTGTCAGCGGGATCAGATCGGCGTCGGTGCCGCCCGTGGTGTCGGGGTCGTAGCAGATGACGATCGCGGAGATCGCGTTGCCGGTTGCCGCGGTCCACGTGATGTCCGCTGCGTCGACGGCCACCCGGTCGTTCGTGTCATCGACGGTGACCGTGACGCCGGTGAGGGTCTTGCGGCCCATGGTGGTCTGCTCGTTGGAGGCGCCGGCGAGGAGCGCGGCGAGGTCGTCGTAGTCGCGCATGACGGAGTCGGCGACGATGCCGGTCGTCTCGATGGGTACGGCGATGAGTGCGTCGTTGGCGGCGGGCAGGGCGGCTAGGGATGCGACCCGTCCGAGGGCAACATTGAACGTGATGTTGGCCATTTTGATCTTCCTCTCGGGGGGTCAGCCCCAGGTCCAGCCCTTGACGTAGGCGATGTCCATCTGCGCGGACGAGTTCGTCCGGGCCTGGTCCCCGTTGAGGGCGGCCTCGTTCTGGATGATCCAGCTCATCGGCTTGTCGGGGATACCGCGGGTGGAGCGGCCGACGAGTCGGCCGTCGAGGAAGTACTTCACCTCGCCGGGCGACCACTCGATGACCGAGGTCCGCCAGGCGCCCCAGGACCGGTTGGTGTCGAAGGCGTCCTGCTTGCCGCCGCCCTTGGGGTGGGTGAAGGCGTGAATGTCCTCAGTCCACTCGGACTCGGGAAAGTCGATCTCGCAGTCGGGGCACGTCTCATTCACGACGGGCCACAGCAGGTGCGCGCTCTTGTAGCCGACGGCGACCTTGGACACCCGAAACCGTTCCTCGTACCGTCCGTACCGCTGGGCCATGAGCTTCTTCGGCACGACGGCCGCCGAGTGGACGGGTCCGCTGGGGCCGCGCCACATGCGGATGTGCATCTGGCCGCCGGAGATCCACACCGTGGATGCCGGGTCGTAGACGCCGCCGACCGGGTACCGACGTTGGGTGGCGGTGTCGGGCCAGCCCTTCGGATACGCCCACCAGTTGGCGCGCATGCTGCCGGTGAGGCCGCCGCAGTACGCCTTCGGGGTGTCGACGTAGTGGCCGCAGTCCGTGAACCGGCCCTTCGCCACCGGGGTGTCGAAGGTGTCGGCGAAGCGGAGCTTCCCGGTGGGCCCGGCTTCGGCGGTGGGTGCGGCGACGCTTGCCAGGAGTAGCCCGGCAGCGATACCGACGGTGGTGAGTGTGCGCCTCATTGCCGCCGCCTCCATCCCGTGCGTGTCCCGCCGCCTGGCATGGGTGAAGTAGACGGCGGGACGGGGGCGGATGAGCGGACCGCCCCGTCTTTGGGGTTGCGTGTCCGCCCGGCCCCCACGGCCGGGCGGACAGCAAGGGCCGAGCGCGGGGGGTGCGCTACAAGGCCCTCCCTGCGACGACCACCAGCGCAGGGGGCTTTAGGCGGCGAGTAAGGCCGTCTCGATGACGGGTGGCGCGTCCGCCGGGGTGATAAGCGCGCAGGT from Streptomyces sp. BA2 encodes:
- a CDS encoding glycoside hydrolase family 16 protein, coding for MRRTLTTVGIAAGLLLASVAAPTAEAGPTGKLRFADTFDTPVAKGRFTDCGHYVDTPKAYCGGLTGSMRANWWAYPKGWPDTATQRRYPVGGVYDPASTVWISGGQMHIRMWRGPSGPVHSAAVVPKKLMAQRYGRYEERFRVSKVAVGYKSAHLLWPVVNETCPDCEIDFPESEWTEDIHAFTHPKGGGKQDAFDTNRSWGAWRTSVIEWSPGEVKYFLDGRLVGRSTRGIPDKPMSWIIQNEAALNGDQARTNSSAQMDIAYVKGWTWG